The following DNA comes from Terriglobia bacterium.
GCGCGGCGCCGATGACGCCGCCGTTTCTTCCCAGATTCAGGCCACAGTATATGATGATCAGCAGGTAAAAAGAGACGAAGGGGCTTTCGCTGCCGTGCGTGTGTGCGACCAGCACCGACGCGATGCCCAGGTCGACGGCAATCTGCAGGTAGAGCTGGATGGCGGGGCGCCAGCCGCTCCACCACAACGCGAGGTAACCAAAGGCCAGGGTCACCGAAAAGACGTTGAAAACTGCCACAAAGGGCAACGATCCGAGCCGGTCAGGCAGGATCCCAAGGGGCCGTGCGAGATTGAGACCGAGGATCAGGATCGCGGTGCGGATGGCGATCAGCCATAGGAGGCGGCGGCTCGGTTCGTCGGTCCGCCCAGGCAGCATGTGCCTGGGGCCGGCGCCCGAGCGGGTCCATGACTGCAGGATCACCCTCTCAAGAGGAAAAATCTTGGCCATGCACTTCCTCTGCCCCGGCAGGCAGCCGGCGGCCGGCAGATGCCACTGCCAGCCGGCCGCTTGCCTGTTGCCTCATGTCTAGCCGCCGGACAAGGCCTGGATGAGTTTGAACAACGGCATGTACATGGAGATGACAATGCCGCCCACGACCACGCCGAGGAACACCATCAGCATCGGTTCCAGAATGGTCAGGAAATTGGCCATGATCACATCGACTTCTTCCTCGTAATAGTCGGCGACCTTGACCAGCATGGTGTCCAGCTCACCGGTGGACTCGCCCACCGCGACCATCGAAATGACCATCGCCGGGAAGAAATGCGACTGCTTCATCGGCTCGGTCATCGTCTTCCCCTCTTCTATGTTGCGGCGGACCTGGCGGACCGTATCCTCCAGGATGGCGTTGCCGGCGGTGCGCGCCGTGATGTCCAGGCATTCCAGAATGGCGACGCCGCTCGACAGCAGAGTCGCCAGGGTGCGGGTAAAGCGAGCGACGCCGATCTTGCGGAAGACCTCCCCGAGCACCGGAATGCGGAGCACGAGCCTGTCGATCACGTGCCTGCCCTTATCGGTCCTGTAATAGGAACGCAGGCCGAATGCGCCGGCCACCACCGCCCCAATCATGATGACGATGTAACTCTCCACGAAACTCGACAGCGCGAGGACCATGCGTGTCAGCAAAGGCAGCTGGAGGTTGAATCCTTCGAAGAGGGTGCGGAAAACCGGAACCACTTTCCACAGGATGATCCCGACCACGAGGACTGCGATCGACATGACCACGCACGGATAGATCAGGGCGGAGCGCAAGGCTCGTTTAAGTTTGACGATCTTTTCGATGAATGTTGCCAGGCGCTGCAGGATCGTATCCAGGATGCCGCCCGCCTCCCCGGCTGCAATCATGTTGGTGTAGAGCGCATCAAACACTTTGGGATGCCGGGACATGGCGTCCGACAATGTGCTCCCGGACTCGACGTCCGTCCGTATCTGCTCGAGCACCAGTTTGAATGCCAGGTTGGCATTCTGCTGCGCCATCGCCTCCAGACACTGCACGAGTGGCAGCCCGGCATCGAGCATGACGGAGAACTGCCGGGTGAAAATCGCCACTTCGGCTTTGGACACGCTCCTGCGAAAAGAGAAGATCGCCTTCTTCTCCTTCTTTTCGCGAATCGATATGGGCGCCACCTGCTCGCGACGCAGCAGAATAGCCAGAGCCTGCGGATTGGCGCAGAATCTCTCGCCCATGACACTTTCGTTGGTGCGGATGTTACGTCCGCGGAATGTGTAAACTGGCATATCGGCCTTTCCGGACTAGTGACCGAAGCTCCCCACAGCCTCGGGGCGGCGCGCGCGCGCGGGCGCCACCGGAGCTGCAGGCGTGTTCAGCCCTACTCCGCGACGAATGAGCTCTTGTAATTCATCCACGTTGGAGGATTTGCCCAGCGCGTCCTCCAGACTAATCTGCCGGGTGTGCACCAGATGGGCCAGCGACTGATTGAAAGTCTGCATTTCGAACTTCTCTTGCCCTGTCTGCATGGAACTGTAAATCTGATGGATCTTGTCTTCACGAATCAGATTCCGGATGGCGGAGTTCGGAATCATGATTTCCATGGCCATGGCGCGCCCGGTACCATTGGCGCGGGGGATGAGGGCTTGACACAAAATGCCTTCCAGCACCAGGCTGAGCTGTGCCCGGATCTGCGGCTGCTGGTTGGCGGGGAAGATGTCGACGATGCGGTTGATGGTAGTGGCCGCGCTGTTGGTGTGGAGCGTGGCCAGCGTCAGGTGGCCGGTCTCCGCGATGCGCAAGGCCGACTCCACCGTCTCCAGATCGCGCATTTCGCCGATCAGCACCACGTCCGGGTCTTCGCGCAATGCGACCCGGAGGGCATCGCCGAACGAGTGGGTATCGTTGTTCACCTCGCGCTGATTCACCAGGCAATTCTTGTGCGAGTGCAGAAACTCGATCGGGTCCTCGATGGTCAGGATATGTTCGTAGCGCTCGCGGTTGATCTTGTCGATCATGGCCGCCAGTGTGGTCGATTTGCCGCTGCCGGTCGGGCCGGTGACCAGAATGAGCCCGCGCGGCTTGCCGCACAGCCTCTGCACGACCGGAGGGAGCCCGAGAGCTTCGAAGCTCCTGATCTCAAAGGGAATCATGCGGAAGACCGCGCCCACCGCGCCGCGCTGTGTGAAGACGTTGGCACGGAAGCGGCACAGGTCCTTGATGCCGAACGAAAAGTCAAACTCCCACTTTTCCTCGAACGCGTGCTTTTGCCCGTCCGTCATGACGCTGTAGGCCAGGCGCTTGGTGTCGGCCGGCGTCAGCGCCGGTTGGTCCATGGGGTGCAATTTACCGTCGACGCGCAGCTGAGGCGGCGTTCCGATCGTCAAATGCAGATCGGAGGCGCCTGCCTGAATGGCCTTGTGAAGCATTTCTGCCAGTGTGAGCATTTGACCCTCTCTTCCTCAGTTGAGTACCGTCTCGCGCAACACCTCGTCGAGCGTGGTGACTCCACCTTTGATTTTGTTCAATCCGCTCTGGCGCAGGGTGAGCATCCCCTCCTCGACTGCCTTGCGCTTGATCTCACGCGCGGAGGCTCCCACGAGAATCAGTTCCTGGATTTCTTCGGATACCTCCATCACTTCGTACAGGCCGAGGCGGCCTTTGTATCCGGTCCCGTTGCACGTCTTGCAGCCCTCCCCCTTGAAGGTCTGTATGTTCTTGGCCTCTTCCGGGCTGAATCCGAGGTTGATCAGGACCTGCAGGGGGGTCTTGACCTCGGCCTTGCAATCGTTGCAGATCTTCCGGATCAGCCGCTGGGCACAGATCAGATGCACAGACGTGGCCACAAGAAATGGTTCGATGCCCATGTTGAGCAGGCGCGAGACCGTGGAGGGTGCGTCGTTGGTGTGAACCGTGGACAGAACAAGATGCCCCGTCAGGGCGGCCTTGATTGCGATTTCCGTGGTTTCAAAATCACGGATTTCACCCACGAGTATGATGTTCGGATCCTGGCGCAGAAAGGACCGCAAAGCGGCGGCGAAAGTCAGCCCGATCTGCTCCTTGATCTGAACCTGGTTGATGCCGCGAAAGTTGTACTCGACGGGATCCTCCGCCGTCATGATGTTGGTCTCCGGCGTGTTCAGGCGATTCAGAGCCGCATAGAGCGTGGAGGTTTTCCCGCTGCCCGTGGGGCCGGTCACCAGCACCATGCCATAGGGCTTCAGGATTCCGGTTTCGACGCGCTTCAGGGAAGCCTCTTCAAACCCCAGCTTGCTCATATCGAGCGGCAGGTTGTCCCGGTCGAGGATGCGCATGACGATCTTTTCCCCGAACAGCGTCGGCAGCGTCGAAACGCGATAGTCGATCTCCTTCTTTTTGGTGTGGAAGGTGGTGCGGATCTTGATGCGCCCGTCTTGCGGCAGGCGCTTTTCGGAGATGTCCATCTTGGCCATGATCTTGATGCGGGATGTGATGGCATCTTTGAGGCGCAACGGCGGATTCATCATGTTGTACAGGATGCCGTCGATGCGGAAGCGGATGCGGAAGTCCCTCTCGTACGGCTCAATATGGATGTCGCTGGCCCCCTTTTTGAGGGACTCCGACAGGATCAGGTTTACCAGCTTGATGATGGGCGCTTCTTCGCTGGAGCGCTGCAACTCATCGATCGAGACCTCGTCATTCTCTTCGGTCCCGGTCTCGAGGTTTAGCTCGAAGCTCTCTTTCTCGCCCTGAGCGATCTCCTCGTACACCTTCTTGAGTTCGATCGAGTGGGGTGTGCCGTAGTACTTCTCGAGGGCTTCCAGAATGGACGTCTCGGAGGCCACCACCGGCTCGACGTTGAATCCCGTCATGAACTTGATGTCGTCCATGGCAAAAACGTTCGTGGGATCCACAGTCGCGATCGTCAGCGTGCTGCCCACCCGGCTCAACGGCACGATCATGTACTTCTGAGCCGTTTCGACCGGGATGAGCTTGATGACGGACGGATCTATTTCGAAGTAGGCGAGGTTGATCGAAGGCACGCCATACTGCTTGCTGAGGATGGAGGTGATGTCGTCATCCTGAACGAAGCCCAGAGTGATCAGAATCGATCCGAGTCGGCCGCCGTGCTGGCGCTGGTGCTTGAGTGCAGCCTCCAGCTGTTCGCTGGTAATGTAGTTCTCTTTGATCAGGAGTTCGCCAATTTGGGACAGCATAGCTACGACGCCCGGTGCCAGAGGATATCTATTCCTGTAATGACCAGCAGAAGAATGCTGATCCAGCCATTGATCGTGAAAAAGGCCGCGTTGACGCGGCTCAAGTCAGCCGGTTTTACCAGGCTGTGTTCGTAGGCAAGCAGTAAGGTAACCAATCCGAGACCTGCGAGGCTCAGGACGCCCAGGCCTACTTTTAAGAACAGCAGGGCGAGCAGGATCACCATGAAAGCATGGAGAAATCCGGAGATCCAGAGTGCACGCACGATGCCGAAGCGCTTGGGGATCGAATAGAGCTGCTCCGCCTGGTCAAACTGCACATCCTGGCAGGAGTAGATAATGTCGAAGCCAGCAACCCAGAGGAGCACGGCGAGCCCAAGGAGGAGTGGGTCCGCCTCAAGTGTCCCCCGGACAGCTACCCATGCCCCAATGGGCGCGCACGCCAGCGACAGGCCCAGGAAAAAGTGAGTCCCCCAGGTAAACCGCTTCATATAGGAATACAACAGTACGATCGCCAGGGCCACGGGACTCAGCTTGAGTGCCAGCGGGTTGAGCATGGCGGCCGCGAACACGAACACGGCCGAGGAAATGAGGACGAACACCACGACGAAACCCCTCGTGAGCTGCTTCCTGGGCAACGCGCGAC
Coding sequences within:
- a CDS encoding type II secretion system F family protein, whose protein sequence is MPVYTFRGRNIRTNESVMGERFCANPQALAILLRREQVAPISIREKKEKKAIFSFRRSVSKAEVAIFTRQFSVMLDAGLPLVQCLEAMAQQNANLAFKLVLEQIRTDVESGSTLSDAMSRHPKVFDALYTNMIAAGEAGGILDTILQRLATFIEKIVKLKRALRSALIYPCVVMSIAVLVVGIILWKVVPVFRTLFEGFNLQLPLLTRMVLALSSFVESYIVIMIGAVVAGAFGLRSYYRTDKGRHVIDRLVLRIPVLGEVFRKIGVARFTRTLATLLSSGVAILECLDITARTAGNAILEDTVRQVRRNIEEGKTMTEPMKQSHFFPAMVISMVAVGESTGELDTMLVKVADYYEEEVDVIMANFLTILEPMLMVFLGVVVGGIVISMYMPLFKLIQALSGG
- a CDS encoding type IV pilus twitching motility protein PilT gives rise to the protein MLTLAEMLHKAIQAGASDLHLTIGTPPQLRVDGKLHPMDQPALTPADTKRLAYSVMTDGQKHAFEEKWEFDFSFGIKDLCRFRANVFTQRGAVGAVFRMIPFEIRSFEALGLPPVVQRLCGKPRGLILVTGPTGSGKSTTLAAMIDKINRERYEHILTIEDPIEFLHSHKNCLVNQREVNNDTHSFGDALRVALREDPDVVLIGEMRDLETVESALRIAETGHLTLATLHTNSAATTINRIVDIFPANQQPQIRAQLSLVLEGILCQALIPRANGTGRAMAMEIMIPNSAIRNLIREDKIHQIYSSMQTGQEKFEMQTFNQSLAHLVHTRQISLEDALGKSSNVDELQELIRRGVGLNTPAAPVAPARARRPEAVGSFGH
- the pilB gene encoding type IV-A pilus assembly ATPase PilB, with translation MLSQIGELLIKENYITSEQLEAALKHQRQHGGRLGSILITLGFVQDDDITSILSKQYGVPSINLAYFEIDPSVIKLIPVETAQKYMIVPLSRVGSTLTIATVDPTNVFAMDDIKFMTGFNVEPVVASETSILEALEKYYGTPHSIELKKVYEEIAQGEKESFELNLETGTEENDEVSIDELQRSSEEAPIIKLVNLILSESLKKGASDIHIEPYERDFRIRFRIDGILYNMMNPPLRLKDAITSRIKIMAKMDISEKRLPQDGRIKIRTTFHTKKKEIDYRVSTLPTLFGEKIVMRILDRDNLPLDMSKLGFEEASLKRVETGILKPYGMVLVTGPTGSGKTSTLYAALNRLNTPETNIMTAEDPVEYNFRGINQVQIKEQIGLTFAAALRSFLRQDPNIILVGEIRDFETTEIAIKAALTGHLVLSTVHTNDAPSTVSRLLNMGIEPFLVATSVHLICAQRLIRKICNDCKAEVKTPLQVLINLGFSPEEAKNIQTFKGEGCKTCNGTGYKGRLGLYEVMEVSEEIQELILVGASAREIKRKAVEEGMLTLRQSGLNKIKGGVTTLDEVLRETVLN
- the ubiA gene encoding putative 4-hydroxybenzoate polyprenyltransferase; this encodes MGDCLRGTFLLKRLITTLEMIKIEHTLFALPFAFLGALFAAQGLPDIAQIGWILLAMVGARSAAMAFNRLVDLPFDARNPRTTGRALPRKQLTRGFVVVFVLISSAVFVFAAAMLNPLALKLSPVALAIVLLYSYMKRFTWGTHFFLGLSLACAPIGAWVAVRGTLEADPLLLGLAVLLWVAGFDIIYSCQDVQFDQAEQLYSIPKRFGIVRALWISGFLHAFMVILLALLFLKVGLGVLSLAGLGLVTLLLAYEHSLVKPADLSRVNAAFFTINGWISILLLVITGIDILWHRAS